The genomic stretch CATCAGTTGTTGAGCGAAGAGCATTTCACAGTGGACGGCACGCTGATCCAGGCGTGGGCTTCGCGGCGCAGTTTCAAGCCCAGGCCGGAGCCGCCCGCGCGGGGCACCGGCGCGCGGGGCCGCAAGCTGCTGCGCGACACGCATGAGTCCACGACTGATCCGCAGGCGCGGCTGTACCGCAAGAGCAGCGCGGGCGCGGTGGTGCCGAGCTATCTCGGACACCTGATTACGGAGAACCGCAACGGGTTGATCGTCGCGGCCATGGCCACCGAAGCGGGCACGGCGCAAGAGCGGCGGGCGGCGCTGGGGATGCTGAAAGGCCTGAAGCGACAGGGTCGAATCACGCTGGGCGCAGACAAGAGCTATCAGGAGGAGCGCTTCATACGCGCATTGCGCGAGCAACAGGTCACGCCCCACGTGGCCGAGTATCGGCCGAATGGGAAGTGGGCAAACTGGCTGACGGAAGAAGAGCGAAATGATCCGGGCCTGGTGGTGAGTCAAAGAAAGCGCAAGCTGGTGGAGAAGCCCTTCGGCTGGATGAAGCAGGAGCGGAT from Terriglobia bacterium encodes the following:
- a CDS encoding IS5 family transposase; its protein translation is MRGDEQHQEAMFSYVSLERRVAADHPLRKIRALVDRALERMEPVLKRMYAERGRPSIAPERLLRAQLLMALYSIRSEHQLMEQLDYNLLYRWFVGLEMDASVWSTTVFSKNRKRLIEAEASTELLLAVVEEARGHQLLSEEHFTVDGTLIQAWASRRSFKPRPEPPARGTGARGRKLLRDTHESTTDPQARLYRKSSAGAVVPSYLGHLITENRNGLIVAAMATEAGTAQERRAALGMLKGLKRQGRITLGADKSYQEERFIRALREQQVTPHVAEYRPNGKWANWLTEEERNDPGLVVSQRKRKLVEKPFGWMKQERIRQVKRRGLPRVNCLFCFMAAAHNLLRLSKLVPIPVTA